One region of Cucurbita pepo subsp. pepo cultivar mu-cu-16 chromosome LG03, ASM280686v2, whole genome shotgun sequence genomic DNA includes:
- the LOC111790313 gene encoding probable protein phosphatase 2C 68, with product MFSWLARMASACWKPVRRYARMNKDDDEDCSLEDSLLWSRDLENHSYGDFSFAVVQANEVIEDFSQVEIGRDATFVGVYDGHGGPDASRFICDHLFKNLMKLAQESGDITGDVLQRAFLATEEGFLTLVRRSWGIKPTIAAMGSCCLVGVIWRGTLYVGNVGDSRAVIGCLGKSNKIVAEQLTRDHNASIEEVRQELKSLHPDDSHIVVMKHGVWRIKGIIQVSRSIGDAYLKKPEFSLDPSFPRFHLAEPLRRPVLTAEPSLSTRVLQPNDKFLIFASDGLWEHLSNQRAVDIVYNYPRAGIAKRLVKTALTEAARKREMRYDDLKKLEKGTRRFFHDDITVVVIFLDHEFEGKKAHVPELSVRGFTDTVGPSKFSVLRGVDENG from the exons ATGTTTTCGTGGCTGGCAAGGATGGCATCGGCTTGTTGGAAACCAGTGAGGCGGTATGCCCGTATGAACaaggatgatgatgaagattgTTCTTTAGAGGACTCTTTGTTGTGGAGCAGAGACCTTGAAAATCACTCTTATGGGGATTTTTCTTTCGCTGTGGTTCAGGCGAATGAGGTAATTGAGGATTTTAGTCAGGTTGAGATTGGCCGTGATGCCACTTTCGTCGGCGTTTATGATGGCCATGGCGGCCCTGATGCTTCTCGCTTTATCTGTGATCATCTTTTCAAGAACCTAATGA AACTTGCTCAAGAAAGTGGAGACATAACTGGAGATGTTCTTCAAAGGGCATTTTTAGCAACTGAGGAAGGGTTTCTTACTCTTGTTCGTCGATCATGGGGAATAAAACCGACGATTGCAGCAATGGGATCTTGTTGTCTGGTGGGAGTTATCTGGAGAGGTACATTATACGTCGGTAACGTCGGTGATTCCCGGGCTGTTATTGGCTGTTTAGGTAAATCTAATAAGATAGTTGCAGAACAGTTGACAAGGGATCACAATGCAAGTATTGAGGAGGTTCGACAAGAGCTCAAGTCGTTGCATCCCGATGACTCGCATATCGTTGTTATGAAACACGGAGTTTGGCGTATAAAAGGCATAATTCAG GTTTCGAGATCGATAGGCGATGCATATTTGAAAAAGCCAGAGTTCTCTCTCGATCCATCCTTTCCACGATTCCACCTTGCAGAGCCTCTCCGACGGCCTGTTCTTACTGCGGAACCATCGTTAAGTACAAGAGTATTACAACCAAATGacaaatttctcatttttgcATCCGATGGCCTTTGGGAGCATTTGTCGAATCAAAGAGCGGTCGATATTGTGTATAATTACCCAAGAGCA GGAATTGCTAAAAGATTAGTTAAAACAGCCTTAACTGAGGCTGCGAGGAAGAGGGAGATGAGATACGATGATCTCAAGAAGCTCGAAAAGGGCACACGACGATTCTTCCACGATGATATCACAGTTGTTGTTATCTTTCTGGACCATGAGTTTGAAGGGAAGAAGGCACATGTACCAGAACTATCTGTTCGTGGGTTCACCGATACCGTTGGACCATCAAAATTCTCTGTTCTTCGAGGCGTCGATGAGAATGGTTGA
- the LOC111790316 gene encoding uncharacterized protein LOC111790316 → MDSSSLGVNGSVQHVPRKSSDQLLKKFAEVGSESGGGRRLSTVVKRRRRRPNEECESPSGGGVVERKWLIPPAGRKSVVLKKIGIGSGSGRSQQLRIRDFRNKSFLGAIQKTWRRTVEGASKVFLEKHYNTHRRLISDIV, encoded by the exons ATGGATTCTTCTTCACTTGGCGTTAATGGCAGTGTTCAGCATGTTCCCAGAAAGTCCTCCGACCAGCTTTTGAAGAAGTTTGCAGAGGTGGGCTCGGAGTCCGGCGGCGGAAGGAGGCTGTCGACAGTGGTTAAgaggcggcggaggaggcCGAATGAGGAGTGCGAGAGCCCGTCCGGCGGCGGTGTGGTGGAGCGTAAGTGGCTGATTCCGCCGGCGGGGAGGAAATCGGTTGTGTTGAAGAAAATCGGGATTGGAAGTGGCAGTGGAAGGTCTCAGCAGCTGAGGATTagagattttagaaacaaatctttccttggAGCCATTCAAAAG ACGTGGCGAAGAACAGTGGAAGGGGCATCAAAGGTGTTTTTAGAGAAACATTACAACACTCACAGACGTTTGATAAGTGACATTGTCTGA